A genome region from Conger conger chromosome 16, fConCon1.1, whole genome shotgun sequence includes the following:
- the LOC133114286 gene encoding cytochrome P450 3A40-like isoform X2, producing the protein MVTDPAVIKTVMVKEFYTLFTNRRVIGLMGPMSDAVSLVEDEKWKRIRSVLSPSFTSGRLKEVFPIVQHYADALMNNLKKKDLEQPVQIKEMIGPYSMDVITSSSFSVDIDSINNANDPFVTQMKKLLNFNFLNPVFWIAFLFPFLTPVVEKLGFSFFPRGPVNYFYDIIRKVKDERRKDDSDRVDFLKLMIQSEISVEQANAHTVNQVVKGLTDHEILSQSFIYVLAGYETTSVTLSFLLFNLATNPDSFKKLQDEIDEVFPNKTPVTYEALLQMEYLEMVINESMRLWPTAPHIERVCKATAEVNGYTIPKGAIVKVSVFALHRDPTIWESPDAFKPERFSKENKDNIDPYTFMPFGFGPRNCIGMRFALLVMKVVVVMLLQNFDMETCKETQLPLELTAMYRPKKPITLKLVPRDAKQ; encoded by the exons ATGGTCACAGATCCTGCGGTTATCAAAACCGTAATGGTGAAGGAATTTTACACTTTATTCACAAACCGAAGG GTTATTGGCTTGATGGGGCCCATGAGCGATGCTGTATCCTTGGTGGAAGatgaaaaatggaaaagaatcCGCAGTGTTCTTTCCCCATCCTTCACCAGTGGAAGGCTTAAAGAG GTCTTCCCTATTGTCCAACATTATGCAGATGCTCTGATGaacaatttgaaaaaaaaagatttggagCAACCAGTCCAAATAAAAga GATGATTGGACCATACAGCATGGATGTCATTACCAGTAGTTCTTTCAGTGTGGACATTGACTCAATCAACAACGCCAACGATCCCTTCGTTACGCAGATGAAGAAACTTTTAAATTTCAACTTTCTGAATCCGGTCTTTTGGATAGCAT TTTTGTTCCCTTTCTTGACTCCAGTGGTGGAAAAACTGGGTTTTTCGTTCTTTCCCAGAGGACCTGTGAACTATTTCTACGACATTATTCGCAAAGTGAAGGATGAACGTCGCAAAGATGACAgt GATCGGGTGGACTTCCTGAAACTGATGATTCAGTCAGAAATTTCTGTGGAACAAGCAAACGCGCATACAGTCAATCAAGTTGTTAAag GTCTGACTGATCATGAGATACTTTCCCAGAGTTTTATCTACGTCCTTGCTGGGTACGAGACCACCAGCGTCACCCTGagttttctgctgttcaatttGGCAACCAACCCAGACAGTTTTAAGAAGCTGCAGGATGAGATAGATGAAGTTTTTCCCAACAAG ACTCCAGTCACGTACGAGGCGCTGCTGCAGATGGAGTACCTGGAAATGGTCATCAACGAGTCCATGCGCCTTTGGCCCACTGCCCCGCATATCGAGAGGGTTTGCAAGGCGACCGCCGAGGTGAATGGGTACACCATCCCCAAGGGCGCAATCGTGAAAGTGTCCGTCTTCGCCCTGCACCGCGACCCGACAATCTGGGAATCGCCCGATGCCTTCAAACCTGAGAG GTTCAGTAAGGAGAACAAGGATAACATTGACCCCTACACCTTCATGCCATTTGGATTCGGCCCACGCAATTGCATCGGAATGAGGTTTGCACTTCTGGTCATGAAGGTTGTTGTGGTGATGCTACTTCAGAACTTTGATATGGAAACGTGTAAGGAGACTCAG CTTCCACTGGAATTGACTGCAATGTACCGACCCAAGAAACCCATAACACTGAAGTTGGTCCCACGCGATGCAAAACAATAG
- the LOC133114286 gene encoding cytochrome P450 3A40-like isoform X1 has protein sequence MYLIPSFTAETWTLLALFFALLLTYGIWPLRLFSKRGIPGPRPLPFFGNMLSFRRGIQNFDVECRRKYGRVWGILEGRKPIIMVTDPAVIKTVMVKEFYTLFTNRRVIGLMGPMSDAVSLVEDEKWKRIRSVLSPSFTSGRLKEVFPIVQHYADALMNNLKKKDLEQPVQIKEMIGPYSMDVITSSSFSVDIDSINNANDPFVTQMKKLLNFNFLNPVFWIAFLFPFLTPVVEKLGFSFFPRGPVNYFYDIIRKVKDERRKDDSDRVDFLKLMIQSEISVEQANAHTVNQVVKGLTDHEILSQSFIYVLAGYETTSVTLSFLLFNLATNPDSFKKLQDEIDEVFPNKTPVTYEALLQMEYLEMVINESMRLWPTAPHIERVCKATAEVNGYTIPKGAIVKVSVFALHRDPTIWESPDAFKPERFSKENKDNIDPYTFMPFGFGPRNCIGMRFALLVMKVVVVMLLQNFDMETCKETQLPLELTAMYRPKKPITLKLVPRDAKQ, from the exons ATGTACTTAATTCCCTCATTCACGGCGGAGACATGGACTCTCTTAGCTTTGTTCTTTGCCCTATTACTTAC ATATGGAATATGGCCCCTTCGTCTCTTCAGTAAACGTGGGATTCCTGGACCCAGGCCACTGCCATTTTTCGGGAATATGTTGTCATTCAGGAGA GGTATTCAAAATTTTGATGTGGAGTGCCGGCGTAAATATGGAAGAGTCTGGGG GATCCTTGAGGGGAGAAAACCCATAATTATGGTCACAGATCCTGCGGTTATCAAAACCGTAATGGTGAAGGAATTTTACACTTTATTCACAAACCGAAGG GTTATTGGCTTGATGGGGCCCATGAGCGATGCTGTATCCTTGGTGGAAGatgaaaaatggaaaagaatcCGCAGTGTTCTTTCCCCATCCTTCACCAGTGGAAGGCTTAAAGAG GTCTTCCCTATTGTCCAACATTATGCAGATGCTCTGATGaacaatttgaaaaaaaaagatttggagCAACCAGTCCAAATAAAAga GATGATTGGACCATACAGCATGGATGTCATTACCAGTAGTTCTTTCAGTGTGGACATTGACTCAATCAACAACGCCAACGATCCCTTCGTTACGCAGATGAAGAAACTTTTAAATTTCAACTTTCTGAATCCGGTCTTTTGGATAGCAT TTTTGTTCCCTTTCTTGACTCCAGTGGTGGAAAAACTGGGTTTTTCGTTCTTTCCCAGAGGACCTGTGAACTATTTCTACGACATTATTCGCAAAGTGAAGGATGAACGTCGCAAAGATGACAgt GATCGGGTGGACTTCCTGAAACTGATGATTCAGTCAGAAATTTCTGTGGAACAAGCAAACGCGCATACAGTCAATCAAGTTGTTAAag GTCTGACTGATCATGAGATACTTTCCCAGAGTTTTATCTACGTCCTTGCTGGGTACGAGACCACCAGCGTCACCCTGagttttctgctgttcaatttGGCAACCAACCCAGACAGTTTTAAGAAGCTGCAGGATGAGATAGATGAAGTTTTTCCCAACAAG ACTCCAGTCACGTACGAGGCGCTGCTGCAGATGGAGTACCTGGAAATGGTCATCAACGAGTCCATGCGCCTTTGGCCCACTGCCCCGCATATCGAGAGGGTTTGCAAGGCGACCGCCGAGGTGAATGGGTACACCATCCCCAAGGGCGCAATCGTGAAAGTGTCCGTCTTCGCCCTGCACCGCGACCCGACAATCTGGGAATCGCCCGATGCCTTCAAACCTGAGAG GTTCAGTAAGGAGAACAAGGATAACATTGACCCCTACACCTTCATGCCATTTGGATTCGGCCCACGCAATTGCATCGGAATGAGGTTTGCACTTCTGGTCATGAAGGTTGTTGTGGTGATGCTACTTCAGAACTTTGATATGGAAACGTGTAAGGAGACTCAG CTTCCACTGGAATTGACTGCAATGTACCGACCCAAGAAACCCATAACACTGAAGTTGGTCCCACGCGATGCAAAACAATAG
- the LOC133114372 gene encoding cytochrome P450 3A27-like, which yields MNFLPDFTKETWALLVILLTLTLLYGYAPYGVFKKLGIPGPKPLPFIGTFLEYRKGLIEFDTECYEKYGKIWGFYDGRQPVLGIMDTGMIKTILIKECYSVFTNRRNLGLNGALYDAVSIVEDEEWKRIRSVLSPSFTSGRLKEMFTIMTQHSNNLIRSLQKKVINDESVDVKEFFGSYSMDIVTSTAFSVDIDSLNNPADPFVANIKKMVKFDMLNPLLLLVVLFPFLTPLMEKLGMSLFPTSSQDFFLDSLRKIKGDREKNVHKSRVDFLQLMVDSQIPEQSATSTEDKSEKGLTDHEILSQALIFIFAGYETSSSSLSFLAYLMAMNPVVMKKLQDEIDEVFPNKAPIKYEGLMQMEYLDMVINESMRMFPIGLRIERVCKKSVEINGMTIPKGMVIAIPAYILQHDPTLWPEPEAFKPERFSKDNKESIDPYAYLPFGAGPRNCIGMRFAIIIMKLALLQILQNFNFAVCEDTPIPLDLDASGFLQPKKPIKLKLVPRITANEE from the exons ATGAATTTTCTTCCCGATTTTACAAAGGAGACGTGGGCTCTACTTGTTATTCTCTTAACGCTGACTCTTCT GTATGGGTATGCACCTTATGGAGTCTTCAAAAAACTAGGAATCCCTGGACCAAAACCTCTTCCATTCATCGGAACATTTCTAGAATACAGAAAG GGCCTCATTGAATTTGACACAGAATGCTAtgaaaaatatggaaaaatCTGGGG GTTTTACGATGGAAGACAGCCAGTATTGGGCATTATGGACACCGGAATGATCAAAACCATTCTGATCAAGGAATGCTATTCAGTTTTCACCAATAGAAGA AACCTGGGCCTGAATGGCGCTCTCTACGATGCGGTTTCTATTGTTGAAGACGAAGAGTGGAAGAGAATTCGCAGTGTTTTGTCCCCCTCATTTACCAGTGGCCGACTGAAGGAG ATGTTTACCATAATGACACaacattcaaataatttaatCAGGAGTCTACAGAAGAAAGTCATCAATGATGAATCTGTGGATGTCAAAGA GTTCTTTGGTTCATACAGTATGGACATTGTCACCAGTACGGCGTTCAGTGTCGACATCGACTCTCTCAACAACCCTGCTGACCCCTTTGTTGCCAACATTAAGAAAATGGTCAAGTTCGATATGCTAAATCCTTTACTACTTCTTGTGG TTCTCTTCcctttcctcactccactgatggaaaaacttggaatgtccttgtTCCCCACATCGTCACAAGATTTCTTCCTTGACTCACTTCGGAAAATCAAGGGAGATCGGGAAAAGAACGTTCACAAA AGTCGGGTAGACTTCCTGCAGTTAATGGTGGACTCTCAGATTCCAGAGCAAAGCGCTACTTCAACTGAAGACAAGTCAGAGAAAG GGCTGACTGACCATGAGATCTTGTCTCAGGCACTGATATTCATCTTTGCTGGTTATGAGACTAGCAGCAGCTCCCTCTCATTCCTTGCCTATCTGATGGCGATGAACCCTGTTGTCATGAAGAAACTACAAGATGAGATTGACGAAGTCTTTCCCAACAAG GCCCCAATCAAGTACGAAGGACTGATGCAGATGGAATACCTTGACATGGTGATTAATGAGTCCATGAGGATGTTCCCTATTGGTTTGCGTATCGAGAGGGTGTGCAAGAAAAGCGTGGAGATCAATGGGATGACCATTCCAAAAGGGATGGTCATTGCCATCCCTGCCTACATCCTGCAACACGACCCCACACTGTGGCCCGAACCTGAGGCTTTCAAGCCAGAGAG ATTTAGCAAGGACAACAAAGAGAGCATTGACCCATATGCCTACCTACCCTTTGGAGCTGGTCCTCGAAATTGTATTGGAATGAGATTTGCCATAATCATAATGAAGCTGGCCTTGCTTCAGATACTTCAGAACTTCAACTTTGCAGTCTGCGAGGACACTCCG ATACCGCTTGACCTGGATGCTTCTGGATTTCTTCAACCAAAAAAACCTATCAAGCTGAAGCTTGTCCCGCGCATTACAGCAAATGAAGAATAA